A genomic stretch from Dyella sp. M7H15-1 includes:
- the rsgA gene encoding ribosome small subunit-dependent GTPase A: MSDAQTIEQLRHIGWRGEALPDDGRRLARVVAQHRAGYELHDGSLTFGAQPAGHFLKRGLDPAERPAVGDFVEIEPGKPPHILTVQPRRTVLSRAAAGERYERQVIATNIDYVLVLTGLDGDFNPARIERYLSLTEGSGAQPVVILSKFDQRDDAQESIAELRARLPVGTPIHAINGKDPGSVAVLSVYMKLGDSAVLVGSSGAGKSTLTNTLMGSERMATGAVRDHDGRGRHTTTYRALLQLPSGGCLIDTPGMRELKLTGEENLDLFADIEALAENCRFADCGHGSEPGCAVQEALHDGELSAERWRNYLKLRDEREEQATLLESRLRRQRGGRPAAKPHGPRGSRERE, from the coding sequence ATGAGCGATGCCCAGACCATCGAACAGCTCCGCCATATCGGCTGGCGAGGTGAGGCCTTACCCGACGACGGACGGCGTCTGGCCCGCGTGGTGGCACAACACCGCGCCGGCTATGAACTGCATGATGGCAGCCTGACCTTCGGCGCCCAGCCGGCCGGCCACTTCCTGAAGCGCGGGCTGGATCCGGCCGAGCGGCCAGCCGTGGGCGATTTTGTGGAAATCGAGCCGGGTAAGCCGCCGCATATCCTCACGGTGCAGCCGCGCCGTACCGTGCTGTCGCGCGCCGCGGCGGGCGAGCGCTATGAACGTCAGGTCATCGCCACCAATATCGATTACGTGCTGGTGCTGACCGGGCTGGATGGCGACTTCAATCCGGCCCGGATCGAGCGCTATCTGTCGCTCACCGAGGGCTCCGGTGCACAGCCTGTTGTCATTCTTAGCAAGTTCGACCAGCGCGACGATGCCCAGGAAAGCATTGCCGAGTTGCGCGCGCGCTTGCCGGTGGGTACGCCGATCCACGCGATCAATGGCAAGGATCCAGGCAGTGTGGCTGTCTTGTCGGTCTATATGAAGCTGGGGGATAGCGCCGTGCTGGTGGGCTCTTCTGGCGCGGGCAAGTCCACGCTGACCAACACTCTAATGGGCAGCGAGCGCATGGCGACCGGCGCAGTGCGCGACCACGACGGCCGTGGCCGCCACACCACAACCTATCGCGCATTGCTGCAGTTGCCCAGCGGCGGCTGCCTGATCGACACTCCCGGCATGCGCGAGCTGAAACTCACGGGCGAAGAAAACCTCGACCTGTTTGCTGATATTGAGGCACTGGCCGAAAACTGCCGCTTTGCCGATTGCGGGCATGGCAGTGAACCCGGTTGCGCCGTGCAGGAAGCCCTGCATGACGGCGAACTGTCCGCCGAACGCTGGCGCAACTACCTGAAACTGCGCGACGAGCGTGAGGAGCAGGCCACTCTGTTGGAGTCGCGCCTGCGCCGCCAGCGCGGTGGCCGACCGGCAGCGAAGCCCCACGGGCCTCGCGGTTCGCGCGAAAGAGAGTGA
- a CDS encoding type III secretion system chaperone, whose amino-acid sequence MNKRIEGILGEFGKRVSLPDLAFDATGHCPLQFDEKIIVNLQIHASSGNLLMFSPVGVIGDDADPSLLRRLLNANVFWQETAGATLSVIGHDGTVMLAMQTPEDAMSLVSFEAQLDDFVKAVEYWSEQLSNEKAPAINHHQADKNDLSIHLTKRA is encoded by the coding sequence ATGAACAAAAGGATAGAAGGCATACTGGGAGAATTTGGCAAAAGGGTGAGTTTGCCTGATTTGGCATTTGATGCAACCGGCCATTGCCCCTTGCAATTCGATGAAAAAATAATCGTCAATCTACAAATACATGCGTCAAGCGGTAACTTGTTGATGTTTTCACCCGTTGGGGTCATTGGCGACGATGCCGACCCATCGCTATTACGCCGGCTTTTAAACGCCAACGTCTTCTGGCAGGAAACCGCCGGCGCAACATTATCCGTCATTGGCCACGATGGCACCGTTATGCTGGCTATGCAAACGCCCGAAGACGCCATGTCGCTCGTCTCGTTTGAAGCTCAATTAGATGACTTCGTAAAAGCCGTGGAGTATTGGAGCGAGCAGCTTTCGAACGAGAAAGCACCCGCTATAAACCATCACCAGGCTGACAAAAATGATTTATCTATCCATTTGACGAAGAGGGCATGA
- a CDS encoding aminotransferase class I/II-fold pyridoxal phosphate-dependent enzyme, whose protein sequence is MSPIKPSAHLHEVRYEIRGALTRRARELEAAGLPIIKLNIGNPARYGFTVPNHLRETIAAHLHESEAYGHEQGLEQAREAIAAQQRARGARHVEVERIFIGNGVSELIDLSLRALLQPSDEVLLPSPDYPLWSAATILNGGAPRYYRCLAENRHMPDPEEIEALITPRTRALVLVNPNNPTGAVYPRALLEQIVAIAARHHLLLLCDEIYDEILYDDTAFQPIAEVAGNHPCISFGGLSKVHRACGYRVGWLSLSGDLTRTRDYRDALQLLAALRLCANITAQWAVIPALHDAPTISALTSPGGRLHEARKAVLEGVAASDYLDVVTPNGALYAFPRVRSDRIAHFSDDAFALRLLEEESVLVVPGSSFNVPTSRHVRLTLLPQPAQLREVFVRMERVLERMAAEPALRAVAIA, encoded by the coding sequence TTGTCCCCGATCAAACCCAGCGCGCACCTCCATGAGGTGCGATACGAAATCCGCGGCGCACTAACCCGTCGTGCGCGCGAACTCGAAGCAGCCGGCTTGCCAATCATCAAGCTCAATATCGGCAACCCGGCCCGTTATGGCTTTACTGTGCCAAACCACTTGCGTGAAACCATCGCCGCGCACCTGCACGAAAGCGAAGCCTACGGCCACGAGCAAGGTCTGGAGCAGGCGCGCGAAGCCATCGCCGCGCAGCAGCGCGCACGCGGCGCGCGTCATGTGGAAGTGGAACGCATCTTTATTGGCAATGGCGTTAGCGAACTGATCGATCTGAGCCTGCGCGCCCTGCTGCAGCCAAGCGACGAGGTGCTACTACCCAGCCCGGATTATCCGCTGTGGAGCGCTGCCACCATCCTCAACGGCGGCGCGCCGCGCTATTATCGCTGCCTGGCCGAAAACCGACACATGCCCGATCCGGAAGAGATCGAGGCCCTGATCACACCACGTACCCGTGCACTGGTGCTGGTCAACCCGAACAACCCCACGGGTGCGGTGTATCCGCGCGCTTTGCTGGAACAGATCGTCGCCATCGCCGCACGTCATCATCTGTTGCTGCTGTGCGATGAGATCTACGACGAAATTCTCTATGACGACACCGCGTTTCAGCCGATCGCCGAAGTGGCCGGCAATCATCCATGCATCAGTTTCGGCGGCTTGAGCAAAGTACATCGCGCCTGCGGCTATCGCGTCGGCTGGCTGAGCCTTTCGGGCGACCTGACGCGCACGCGCGATTACCGCGACGCATTGCAACTGCTGGCAGCCTTGCGCTTGTGCGCAAACATCACCGCGCAATGGGCGGTGATCCCAGCCTTGCACGATGCCCCCACGATTAGCGCGCTGACTTCGCCGGGTGGACGTCTGCACGAAGCCCGCAAGGCCGTATTGGAAGGCGTTGCCGCCAGCGACTATCTGGATGTCGTGACGCCCAACGGTGCGCTGTATGCCTTTCCGCGCGTGCGCAGTGATCGCATCGCCCACTTCAGCGACGACGCGTTTGCCTTGCGCCTGCTGGAAGAAGAATCGGTGTTGGTGGTACCTGGCTCCAGCTTCAATGTCCCCACCAGTCGCCACGTGCGCCTCACACTGTTGCCGCAACCCGCGCAACTACGCGAAGTGTTCGTGCGCATGGAGCGCGTGCTGGAGCGGATGGCGGCCGAACCGGCGCTTCGCGCCGTTGCCATCGCCTGA
- a CDS encoding SGNH/GDSL hydrolase family protein, whose translation MSLRYLALGDSYTIGEDVLADQRWPVQLVEKLRRHSMLIDDPQIVAATGWTTDELSDGMDKAELGASYDLVTLLIGVNNQYRGRPAEEYRMQFRTLLMRAMALAGKHPKRVVVISIPDWGVTPFGHKSSRDRRQIATELDTFNTIARMEALEAGARFVNITGISRDHADLVASDGLHPSGAQYTLWTDAIEPAVTEALGHP comes from the coding sequence ATGTCCCTGCGTTATCTGGCTCTGGGTGATTCCTACACCATCGGCGAGGATGTCCTCGCCGATCAGCGTTGGCCTGTGCAGCTTGTGGAAAAACTGCGCCGGCACAGCATGCTTATCGACGATCCGCAGATCGTCGCGGCCACCGGCTGGACGACGGACGAACTGTCAGATGGCATGGACAAGGCCGAACTTGGCGCCAGCTACGACCTCGTCACCCTGTTGATCGGTGTCAACAATCAATATCGTGGCCGCCCTGCGGAGGAATACCGCATGCAGTTCCGCACTTTGCTGATGCGAGCCATGGCCCTGGCCGGTAAGCATCCGAAACGCGTGGTGGTGATATCCATTCCCGATTGGGGCGTTACGCCGTTTGGCCATAAGAGCAGCCGGGATCGGCGGCAAATCGCCACGGAATTGGATACCTTCAACACGATCGCCCGTATGGAAGCGCTCGAGGCTGGCGCCCGTTTCGTGAACATCACCGGCATTTCCCGTGATCACGCCGATCTGGTCGCCTCGGACGGACTGCACCCATCCGGCGCGCAATACACGCTGTGGACGGATGCTATCGAACCCGCCGTCACGGAGGCGTTGGGACATCCCTGA
- the grxD gene encoding Grx4 family monothiol glutaredoxin produces the protein MSLDSATRERIENLLKDHRVVLFMKGTRQQPMCGFSAAVTNTLNELLPDYHTVNVLEDPDIREGIKLFGNWPTLPQLYVDGELIGGADIIRQMYGSGELHQLFGATPPDRTPPEITMTDKAAEAIRQGTANAQGMALHLEIGPDYSAGFQLAPGSEHDIVIVANGIEVHFDPASAQRAKGIVIDWVSTLQGEGLSLKFPSAVELKSMSVQELKQRLTKGDITLIDVRPAQGRMMAAPLPQARVLEEEGYATLAALPKETTLAFICHHGISSRSTAERFITHGFTNVYSVDGGMDAWAAEIDSSVPRY, from the coding sequence ATGTCCCTCGACAGCGCCACCCGCGAACGTATCGAAAACCTGCTCAAAGACCACCGCGTGGTGCTGTTCATGAAGGGTACCCGCCAGCAGCCGATGTGCGGTTTCTCTGCCGCCGTCACCAACACTCTCAACGAGTTGCTACCCGACTATCACACGGTCAACGTGCTGGAAGATCCGGATATCCGCGAAGGTATCAAGCTATTCGGCAACTGGCCGACCCTTCCACAGCTTTATGTGGATGGCGAGCTGATCGGCGGCGCCGACATCATTCGCCAGATGTACGGCAGCGGCGAACTGCATCAACTGTTCGGCGCCACGCCGCCGGATCGCACGCCGCCGGAAATCACCATGACCGACAAAGCCGCCGAAGCCATTCGCCAAGGCACGGCCAATGCGCAGGGCATGGCGCTGCATCTGGAAATCGGCCCGGATTACAGCGCTGGCTTCCAGCTTGCACCCGGCAGTGAGCACGACATCGTAATCGTCGCCAACGGCATCGAAGTCCATTTCGATCCGGCCAGCGCGCAGCGCGCCAAGGGCATCGTGATCGATTGGGTATCCACCCTGCAAGGCGAGGGTTTGAGCCTGAAGTTTCCTAGCGCCGTCGAATTGAAATCGATGAGCGTGCAGGAGCTGAAGCAGCGTCTGACCAAGGGCGATATCACCTTGATCGACGTGCGCCCCGCGCAAGGCCGCATGATGGCAGCACCGCTGCCGCAAGCCCGCGTGCTGGAAGAGGAAGGTTATGCCACCCTCGCCGCCCTGCCGAAAGAGACCACACTGGCCTTTATCTGCCATCACGGCATTTCCAGCCGTAGCACCGCCGAGCGCTTTATCACGCATGGCTTCACTAACGTCTATAGCGTAGATGGCGGCATGGATGCGTGGGCGGCGGAGATTGACTCGAGCGTGCCGCGCTACTGA